The following proteins come from a genomic window of Gimesia chilikensis:
- a CDS encoding tetratricopeptide repeat protein — translation MRWPKTFDSSDASDMDPGFPPNLAYVSVDMDVYGGGDEVGLYWPIGKEKREPIVVRTFHDTFELGPFFSTYQKYLRWQSQDEENLDLPMGPDAKIDPVSPEALYNQGNDLLKAKDVDGAVNAWQQALDRLPEFTLVSSQLAKQHRRLKNLDQARECALKSLISPPTFGRFDASLLKWLGRETEPPEAYAENPIWKNRRKLQWAFRTGKNDYGIIQDAIDGFFETKQPVLGVTLMQTYLEFMYWETVSEKKRWKFDQDEWMQRQDDLCVKYLKSSRRAVEKK, via the coding sequence ATGCGATGGCCAAAAACTTTCGATTCCTCGGATGCATCTGATATGGATCCGGGTTTTCCTCCTAATCTGGCTTATGTATCCGTTGACATGGATGTCTACGGCGGGGGCGATGAAGTCGGTCTTTACTGGCCCATCGGGAAAGAAAAACGGGAACCGATTGTGGTCCGCACTTTTCATGATACTTTCGAACTGGGGCCTTTCTTCTCGACTTATCAGAAATATCTGCGCTGGCAGAGTCAAGACGAGGAAAACTTAGATCTGCCCATGGGGCCCGATGCGAAGATTGATCCCGTTTCCCCCGAAGCACTATATAATCAGGGGAATGATCTGCTAAAGGCCAAAGATGTTGACGGGGCGGTGAATGCCTGGCAGCAGGCACTGGATCGACTGCCTGAGTTCACCTTGGTTTCTTCACAGCTGGCGAAACAGCATCGCCGACTCAAAAATCTGGACCAGGCCAGGGAATGCGCTTTGAAATCGCTGATCTCTCCTCCCACGTTTGGCCGATTCGATGCTTCGCTGCTCAAGTGGCTGGGTAGAGAGACTGAGCCGCCGGAAGCCTATGCCGAGAATCCGATCTGGAAGAACCGCCGAAAATTACAATGGGCATTTCGAACGGGGAAGAATGATTATGGAATTATCCAGGATGCTATCGACGGTTTCTTTGAGACCAAACAGCCTGTGCTGGGGGTGACACTGATGCAGACGTATCTCGAGTTCATGTATTGGGAAACGGTCTCAGAAAAAAAACGTTGGAAATTCGATCAGGATGAATGGATGCAACGACAGGACGACCTGTGCGTGAAATATCTTAAGTCGTCGCGCAGGGCGGTTGAGAAAAAGTAG
- a CDS encoding DUF1553 domain-containing protein translates to MRSFLISSCLTLLVSSAVLVTDSRAADKVSATKVSPQAGIEFFENKIRPVLVEHCYDCHSGEPDPESASFVLDSRAGMLQGGDSGKAVVPGNVKQSLILQALEHDPDFYAMPPDEKLPAAVIADFRKWIQMGAPDPRKGDVPARAKVTSDEGFDFDKEREFWSFRPLTRPEVPKVKQQEWPRNDVDRFILNRLEAKSMQPAAAADRRTLVRRVYFDLTGLPPTPQQIQEFVNDPSPQAYEHLVDRLLDSPRFGETWGRHWLDLARYADSNGLDINLTFYNAWRYRDYVIQAFNEDKPYDEFIREQIAGDLLPYENDAERTRNIVATGFLVMGAKMLSERDKEKLRMDVVDEQIDVTGRAFMGMTLGCARCHDHKFDPIPMTDYYALAGIFRSTETVHGNRLNNQFVSGWMTRPLPIKPEHAAAIKKYEADLAQLETELKDDAEALKKLQGGTPQQTRLEALAGIVVDDAQAQKTGAWKESTYSKNYLGVGYVHDLNEGQGKKSIRFTPDLPAAGKYEVRFAFPANRGRAKRTPVTIHSLQGSKTVYVDQTKQGPIDGIFTSLGTFEFAAGEAGYVEVTNKDTYGYVIVDAMQFLPQFKLPKQREVLVAQKPTGGAAAAAHDQKVEALQARVQKLKADLKKLKENAPPPAPMALAVGEQPDPADYRIARRGNIHQLGDKVDRGFLTIATLKEQPAVSPKQSGRLELAEWLSRSQNPLTSRVMVNRIWKHLFGNGLVRSVDNFGHLGEQPTHPELLDYLAQRFVSEGWSMKTLIREIMVSSAYRMSSDFSADQYQKDPGNHLVWRMNRRRLSAESIRDSVLTVSGKLDLTMGGSVVSDYPEQAINPNSNKKLGSNPSEFRRSVYLPIVRGSVPSALTVFDFPAPEMLVGNRSVTTVPAQALFMMNSPFVISQAEATAERILKDEQQSDRERVTQLYLTCLGREANAKEQAEALQYIDSLFGLNLKENDDKSRARRKAWASYCQILFASTEFRFLN, encoded by the coding sequence TTGCGTTCTTTCCTGATTTCCTCCTGCCTGACACTCCTCGTTTCTTCCGCAGTGCTGGTGACGGATTCCCGCGCCGCTGACAAGGTGTCTGCAACGAAGGTTTCACCACAGGCGGGCATTGAATTTTTTGAAAACAAAATCCGCCCGGTACTTGTGGAGCACTGCTACGATTGCCATTCGGGGGAACCTGATCCCGAGAGTGCGTCGTTTGTGCTGGACAGTCGCGCGGGGATGTTGCAGGGGGGCGATTCCGGGAAAGCGGTGGTGCCTGGCAATGTCAAGCAGAGTCTGATTCTGCAGGCGCTGGAACACGATCCCGATTTCTATGCGATGCCGCCGGATGAGAAGTTGCCTGCAGCAGTGATCGCCGACTTCCGGAAATGGATTCAGATGGGGGCACCCGATCCGCGAAAGGGAGATGTGCCTGCCCGTGCGAAGGTCACCTCTGATGAGGGATTTGATTTTGATAAGGAGCGCGAGTTCTGGTCGTTTCGTCCGTTGACTCGTCCGGAGGTTCCCAAAGTCAAACAACAGGAGTGGCCGCGAAATGATGTGGACCGGTTTATTCTGAATCGGCTGGAAGCGAAGTCGATGCAGCCGGCAGCGGCAGCGGACCGACGTACGCTGGTGCGGCGGGTTTATTTTGATCTGACCGGACTACCTCCGACTCCGCAACAGATTCAGGAGTTTGTGAACGATCCATCGCCGCAGGCGTACGAGCATCTGGTCGATCGGCTGCTGGATTCACCCCGTTTCGGGGAGACATGGGGGCGTCACTGGCTGGACCTGGCCCGCTATGCGGATTCGAACGGGTTGGATATTAACCTCACGTTTTACAATGCGTGGCGGTACCGGGATTACGTCATCCAGGCGTTCAACGAGGATAAGCCGTACGATGAGTTCATCCGCGAGCAGATTGCCGGGGATCTGCTGCCTTATGAAAACGATGCAGAGCGGACGAGGAATATTGTGGCGACTGGTTTCCTGGTGATGGGCGCGAAAATGCTCAGCGAGCGGGACAAAGAGAAGCTGCGGATGGATGTGGTCGATGAGCAGATCGATGTGACGGGCCGGGCGTTTATGGGGATGACGCTGGGATGTGCCCGCTGTCACGATCATAAGTTCGATCCGATTCCGATGACCGATTATTACGCTTTGGCGGGGATCTTCCGCAGTACGGAGACGGTGCATGGCAATCGTCTGAATAACCAGTTCGTCTCGGGCTGGATGACGCGGCCATTGCCGATCAAGCCGGAACATGCGGCTGCGATCAAGAAATACGAAGCCGACCTGGCGCAGCTGGAAACCGAGTTGAAGGACGATGCGGAAGCCTTGAAGAAACTGCAGGGTGGAACCCCACAGCAGACCAGGCTGGAAGCACTGGCGGGGATTGTCGTCGATGATGCCCAGGCGCAGAAAACCGGGGCCTGGAAGGAATCGACCTATTCGAAGAATTACCTGGGTGTCGGTTATGTGCACGACTTGAATGAAGGGCAGGGAAAGAAGTCGATTCGATTCACTCCTGATCTGCCGGCCGCCGGGAAGTATGAAGTCCGCTTTGCCTTTCCAGCAAACCGAGGTCGCGCGAAACGGACGCCGGTCACGATTCATTCGTTACAAGGATCGAAGACGGTTTACGTCGATCAGACGAAACAAGGGCCGATCGACGGGATCTTCACTTCACTGGGGACCTTTGAGTTTGCGGCCGGGGAAGCCGGTTACGTCGAGGTCACCAACAAAGATACGTACGGCTACGTGATTGTCGATGCCATGCAGTTCCTGCCACAGTTCAAGTTGCCGAAGCAGCGAGAGGTGCTGGTGGCGCAGAAGCCAACTGGCGGGGCTGCTGCAGCGGCACATGATCAAAAAGTTGAAGCCCTGCAGGCGCGTGTGCAGAAGTTGAAGGCGGACCTTAAGAAGTTGAAAGAGAACGCACCGCCGCCCGCACCGATGGCGCTGGCAGTGGGTGAGCAGCCAGACCCTGCGGATTATCGGATTGCCCGGCGGGGAAATATTCATCAGCTGGGTGACAAAGTCGATCGGGGCTTCCTGACGATTGCGACTTTGAAAGAGCAGCCTGCGGTGAGTCCGAAACAGAGTGGACGTCTGGAACTGGCGGAGTGGCTGAGCCGCTCGCAGAATCCGCTGACGAGCCGGGTGATGGTGAACCGGATCTGGAAGCATCTGTTTGGCAACGGCCTGGTGCGGAGCGTTGATAACTTCGGTCACCTGGGCGAGCAGCCAACGCATCCGGAACTGCTGGACTACCTCGCGCAGCGGTTTGTCTCGGAAGGCTGGTCGATGAAGACGCTGATTCGCGAGATTATGGTGAGCAGTGCTTACCGAATGAGTTCGGACTTCAGTGCAGACCAGTATCAGAAAGATCCGGGTAACCACCTGGTGTGGCGGATGAACCGCAGACGGTTGTCAGCCGAGAGCATTCGTGATTCGGTACTGACGGTTTCCGGGAAACTGGATTTGACGATGGGCGGTTCGGTGGTCTCCGATTATCCAGAGCAGGCGATCAACCCGAACAGTAATAAGAAGCTGGGGTCGAATCCGAGCGAGTTTCGCCGAAGCGTTTATCTGCCGATCGTGCGGGGGAGTGTGCCTTCCGCGCTGACCGTGTTTGATTTTCCCGCTCCGGAAATGCTGGTGGGGAATCGATCGGTCACCACGGTGCCGGCCCAGGCGCTGTTTATGATGAACAGCCCGTTTGTGATTTCCCAGGCGGAAGCGACCGCCGAGCGGATTTTGAAAGACGAGCAACAGAGCGATCGCGAGCGGGTCACACAATTGTACCTGACCTGCCTGGGACGCGAGGCGAATGCCAAAGAGCAGGCCGAGGCACTGCAGTACATCGATTCGCTGTTCGGACTGAATCTGAAAGAGAATGACGACAAGAGTCGGGCCCGTCGTAAAGCGTGGGCTTCGTATTGTCAGATTCTGTTCGCTTCGACCGAGTTTCGCTTTTTGAATTAG
- the pheS gene encoding phenylalanine--tRNA ligase subunit alpha, whose amino-acid sequence MADNNDALVETAVESMAAATTLAELDEVRVQYLGKKGKLRALQAELKSLSPEEKREFGKMLNSVKERIQGALNDRKEALEASEKSGPDLEMVDVTLPGVRTLPGHRHPLIATMEEVKSILLGLGFRYDDYPEVESEFFNFDALNTPDWHPARDMHDSFYTTKGNVLRTHTSAFQTRAMKQFGPPPLRAMTSGRCYRRDEIDASHFPIFHQLDVIAIDENISFADLKWVLYQVASSLFGDDVQLRFRPSYFPFTTPSAEVDVMFNGKWLEILGAGMIRPEVLEAGGVDPEKWQGFAFGLGLDRMAMIRHGITDIRYMYENEEAFLRQF is encoded by the coding sequence ATGGCTGACAACAACGACGCGCTGGTCGAAACCGCGGTAGAGAGTATGGCAGCTGCCACAACCCTTGCCGAACTGGATGAGGTGCGTGTCCAGTACCTGGGGAAAAAGGGAAAACTGAGAGCCCTGCAGGCCGAGCTGAAATCACTGTCCCCCGAGGAGAAGCGTGAATTCGGGAAGATGCTCAACAGCGTCAAAGAACGAATTCAGGGGGCCTTGAACGATCGCAAAGAGGCTCTGGAAGCCAGCGAGAAATCGGGGCCGGACCTCGAGATGGTCGATGTGACACTGCCCGGCGTTCGAACGCTGCCGGGGCACCGCCATCCGCTGATTGCGACGATGGAAGAGGTGAAATCGATTCTGCTCGGACTGGGTTTTCGCTACGACGATTACCCGGAAGTCGAATCGGAGTTCTTCAACTTTGATGCGTTGAACACGCCCGACTGGCATCCCGCGCGGGACATGCACGACTCGTTCTACACCACCAAAGGGAACGTGCTGCGAACCCATACGTCGGCGTTCCAGACACGGGCGATGAAGCAGTTCGGTCCGCCACCCTTGCGGGCGATGACCTCGGGACGCTGTTACCGGCGGGACGAGATTGATGCGTCGCACTTTCCGATTTTCCATCAGCTGGACGTGATTGCCATTGATGAGAATATCAGTTTTGCGGACCTGAAATGGGTGTTGTACCAGGTGGCCAGCAGTCTGTTTGGCGACGACGTGCAGCTCCGTTTCCGCCCGAGTTATTTCCCGTTCACCACGCCGAGCGCGGAAGTGGATGTGATGTTCAACGGGAAGTGGCTGGAGATTCTGGGCGCGGGAATGATTCGTCCCGAAGTCCTGGAAGCCGGCGGTGTCGACCCCGAGAAATGGCAGGGCTTTGCCTTTGGCCTGGGGCTGGACCGGATGGCGATGATCCGGCACGGCATTACCGATATCCGCTACATGTATGAAAACGAAGAAGCGTTTTTACGTCAGTTCTAA
- a CDS encoding DUF1501 domain-containing protein: protein MDSLNFSRRQMLKSSACGFGYMALAGLSAEAALKSASPLASKEPHFAPRAKRVIFLFMHGGPSHVDTFDYKPRLNKEDGQRLPFKAAKNIEKSSQENLRLMKSPWKFKQRGESGLWISELFDNVAEHADDLCVINSMHTNGQSHGQAVMKLHTGSDSLVRPSVGSWMVYGLGTENNNLPGFISICPSRGHGGVRNYGSAFLPAVFQGTAIGDADTKAKEAQIKFLANNSTSALEQRKQLSLLQAMNERHLKEVKVDNEIEGVINSYELAFRMQSEVPTLMDLSAETKEMHALYGIDDKTTENFGRQCLMARRFAEAGVRYIEVALGNNRWDQHSGLKSGHERNSQQVDKPIAGLLADLKQRGLLEDTLVVWGGEFGRTPIAQGKNGRDHNPQGYTMWLAGAGVKKGHVHGATDEYGYYATRDKVHIHDLHATLLHLMGMDHKRLTYRYAGRDFRLTDVYGEVVHEIMTS, encoded by the coding sequence ATGGATTCACTGAATTTCTCCCGACGTCAGATGTTGAAGTCTTCGGCTTGCGGTTTCGGATATATGGCCCTGGCGGGCTTGAGTGCGGAAGCGGCGCTTAAGAGTGCGTCGCCGCTGGCATCGAAAGAGCCGCATTTTGCGCCGCGGGCGAAGCGGGTGATCTTTCTGTTCATGCATGGCGGACCGAGCCACGTGGATACGTTCGACTATAAGCCCCGGTTGAACAAAGAGGATGGTCAGCGTCTGCCTTTCAAGGCGGCGAAGAACATCGAGAAGTCATCGCAGGAAAATCTGCGACTGATGAAGTCTCCCTGGAAGTTCAAGCAGCGGGGAGAGAGTGGCCTGTGGATTTCGGAACTGTTTGATAACGTGGCGGAGCACGCGGACGATTTGTGCGTGATCAATTCGATGCACACCAACGGCCAGTCGCACGGGCAGGCGGTGATGAAACTGCATACCGGTTCGGACAGCCTGGTGCGGCCTTCGGTCGGTTCGTGGATGGTGTATGGCCTGGGGACCGAGAACAACAATCTGCCCGGGTTCATTTCAATTTGTCCTTCGCGGGGACATGGGGGCGTGCGGAATTACGGAAGCGCGTTTCTGCCTGCGGTTTTCCAGGGGACTGCGATTGGTGATGCGGATACCAAAGCGAAAGAGGCACAGATCAAGTTCCTGGCAAACAACAGCACGTCGGCCCTCGAGCAACGGAAACAGCTGTCGCTGCTGCAGGCGATGAACGAGCGGCATCTGAAAGAGGTCAAAGTTGATAATGAAATCGAAGGGGTGATTAACTCTTACGAGCTGGCTTTCCGGATGCAGTCGGAAGTGCCCACGCTGATGGATTTGAGTGCCGAGACGAAAGAGATGCACGCGTTATATGGGATCGATGACAAGACGACGGAGAACTTCGGGCGTCAGTGTCTGATGGCACGACGGTTCGCCGAGGCGGGCGTGCGTTACATCGAAGTCGCGCTGGGGAACAATCGCTGGGATCAGCACAGCGGACTCAAGAGTGGTCACGAACGGAACTCGCAACAGGTCGACAAGCCGATCGCCGGTCTGCTGGCGGATCTGAAGCAGCGCGGGTTGCTGGAAGATACATTGGTTGTCTGGGGCGGTGAATTCGGCCGGACCCCGATTGCCCAGGGGAAGAACGGCCGCGATCATAATCCGCAGGGGTACACGATGTGGCTGGCGGGAGCCGGGGTGAAGAAGGGGCATGTGCACGGGGCGACTGATGAGTATGGATACTATGCGACCCGGGACAAGGTGCATATCCATGATCTGCATGCGACGCTGCTGCATCTGATGGGCATGGATCATAAGCGGCTGACTTATCGATACGCGGGCCGCGACTTCCGGCTGACCGATGTGTACGGCGAAGTCGTACATGAGATTATGACCAGCTAA
- a CDS encoding C25 family cysteine peptidase: protein MGNQSPKRRALIWTLSVVGIAVSSLVVLFACQPFAFSKPRPPLAVRMDSSGPYVILASKAADRDYLQAIETAEALHPNASRLTFSPENVEALLESLRTIQPRYALIFIKPDELDVNFAWKWLTLSTRIDDDPLVDVSTGFITGVSSEAVASLMERTAKAVRGESALPGKLIDNFGPNPQAPPNHFQQQAGCFMIPVFQERTALASISHGADGFTDSRLNTMQGAGLIHLGGHGDPDGVIDGVQGQQAKQLNLSPCVVFNGACYTGVTGRWFQQWTAQGKVESKTVSAEKCFCLNLLGNSTIAYLAALHPDHGIPVYQEMEYLAYSGRSLGDVMRHTHNGVILGNGGKLPEFTSFEDQMPSPRWTASEVMLKGTAARVLFGDPALMVSEAFTKPPFEITTTRSGSDQLQIRAELVNPQLKSEFTDTYHADLASNKQQFNDRALLIVELPEGWQKIRAVKVNNVRAAGQDIPNRLLGYALESEGDRRRLHVQVDLPASGYMQSLFRQTGATVVLTVDR from the coding sequence ATGGGCAATCAGTCACCAAAACGCCGGGCATTGATCTGGACCTTGAGTGTGGTCGGCATTGCTGTCTCCAGTTTGGTGGTGCTGTTTGCCTGTCAGCCGTTCGCATTTTCTAAACCACGTCCACCGCTGGCCGTGCGCATGGACTCGTCTGGACCATATGTGATTCTGGCGAGCAAAGCTGCTGATCGCGATTACCTTCAGGCGATAGAGACAGCAGAGGCCCTGCATCCGAATGCCAGCCGATTGACGTTTTCCCCGGAGAATGTGGAAGCGCTGCTGGAGTCGCTGCGAACGATCCAGCCGCGGTATGCACTCATTTTTATCAAGCCGGATGAACTCGATGTGAACTTTGCCTGGAAATGGCTGACATTGTCGACGCGGATTGATGACGATCCGCTGGTTGATGTGAGCACGGGCTTCATCACCGGTGTGAGTTCAGAAGCGGTCGCTTCGTTGATGGAGCGGACGGCCAAAGCCGTTCGTGGCGAATCTGCATTACCGGGCAAGCTCATCGATAATTTCGGTCCCAACCCGCAGGCGCCTCCGAACCACTTTCAACAGCAGGCGGGTTGTTTCATGATTCCTGTTTTTCAGGAGCGAACTGCACTGGCGAGTATTTCCCACGGCGCAGACGGGTTTACTGACAGTCGATTGAATACAATGCAGGGCGCGGGGCTGATTCATCTGGGCGGGCACGGTGATCCGGACGGAGTGATCGACGGGGTGCAGGGGCAGCAGGCGAAGCAGCTGAACCTTTCTCCCTGTGTTGTGTTCAACGGTGCCTGTTATACGGGGGTGACCGGTCGCTGGTTTCAGCAATGGACGGCACAGGGAAAGGTTGAGAGTAAGACGGTTTCTGCGGAAAAATGTTTTTGTCTGAACCTGCTCGGTAACAGTACTATCGCTTACCTGGCCGCCCTGCATCCCGATCACGGGATTCCCGTTTACCAGGAAATGGAGTATCTGGCTTACAGCGGACGTTCGCTGGGTGATGTCATGCGGCACACGCACAATGGCGTAATTTTAGGAAATGGAGGAAAGCTGCCTGAGTTCACGTCGTTCGAGGATCAGATGCCTTCTCCGAGATGGACTGCCAGCGAAGTAATGTTGAAGGGGACCGCGGCGCGGGTTCTGTTTGGTGATCCCGCGCTGATGGTATCAGAGGCGTTCACGAAGCCGCCGTTTGAAATCACGACGACGCGGAGCGGTTCCGATCAGTTGCAAATCCGTGCCGAGTTGGTGAATCCGCAGTTAAAGAGTGAATTTACCGATACTTATCATGCTGATCTGGCTTCGAACAAACAGCAGTTCAATGATCGGGCGCTGCTGATTGTTGAACTGCCGGAAGGATGGCAGAAGATACGTGCGGTCAAGGTCAACAATGTCCGGGCGGCAGGGCAGGATATTCCAAACCGACTGCTGGGGTATGCTCTGGAATCGGAGGGAGACCGGCGGCGATTGCATGTCCAGGTTGATCTGCCTGCCAGCGGGTACATGCAATCTTTGTTTCGGCAAACAGGGGCGACGGTTGTGCTGACGGTTGATCGTTGA
- a CDS encoding saccharopine dehydrogenase family protein: MSQTILLIGAGKIGRVIATLLSRSGDYHVRIADRVPAALDHIQKRIPSVETRVLNAESHEELVHLMQGCTAVISALSFRENPYVARAALEAGINYFDLTEDRQTTAAVKEIADGAAEGQVFLPQSGLAPGFVTIVTKHVMDWFDEIDTVRMRVGALPQRPTNALAYNLTWSTDGLINEYCNTCEVIHNRKIKNHLPLEGLEQFTLDGNVYEAFNTSGGLGTLCDTMDGKVRELNYKTIRYPGHRELMKFLLQDLRLNERRDLLKDVMEHSIPVTFQDVVIVFCTVRGHRNGQFVEKSDLRKMYAQEINGEIWSAIQLTTGAGVCAVIDLIQQKQLEGTGLIRQEQIPFEQFIQNRFGQFYETETFALD; this comes from the coding sequence ATGTCTCAAACAATCCTGCTCATCGGCGCGGGAAAGATCGGCCGCGTGATCGCCACTCTGCTCAGCAGATCCGGCGACTATCATGTACGCATCGCCGACCGCGTTCCCGCCGCTTTAGACCATATACAGAAACGAATTCCCTCAGTCGAAACACGCGTTCTCAACGCTGAGTCGCACGAGGAACTGGTGCACCTGATGCAGGGCTGCACTGCAGTCATCTCGGCGCTCAGCTTCCGGGAAAATCCCTATGTCGCCCGCGCTGCACTCGAAGCGGGCATCAATTATTTCGATCTCACCGAAGATCGTCAGACAACGGCCGCTGTTAAAGAAATTGCCGACGGTGCCGCCGAGGGTCAGGTCTTTCTCCCCCAGTCCGGCCTGGCCCCCGGCTTCGTCACCATCGTCACCAAACACGTGATGGACTGGTTCGACGAAATCGATACCGTCCGCATGCGCGTCGGTGCCCTCCCCCAGCGGCCCACCAACGCACTCGCCTATAACCTGACCTGGTCCACCGACGGCCTGATCAACGAGTACTGCAACACCTGCGAAGTGATTCACAATCGCAAGATTAAAAATCACCTCCCCCTCGAAGGGCTGGAGCAGTTCACACTTGATGGCAACGTCTACGAAGCCTTCAACACGTCAGGTGGGTTGGGTACGCTCTGCGATACGATGGATGGCAAGGTCCGTGAATTGAATTACAAAACCATTCGTTACCCCGGCCATCGCGAACTCATGAAGTTCCTCCTGCAGGACCTGAGACTCAATGAACGCCGCGATCTGCTCAAGGACGTCATGGAACACTCGATTCCCGTCACCTTCCAGGATGTGGTCATCGTCTTCTGCACTGTCCGCGGCCACCGCAACGGACAGTTCGTCGAGAAGAGTGACCTGCGTAAGATGTACGCTCAGGAAATCAACGGCGAAATCTGGAGCGCCATTCAGCTCACCACCGGTGCCGGCGTCTGTGCCGTCATCGATCTGATTCAACAGAAACAGTTGGAAGGTACCGGCCTGATCCGTCAGGAACAGATCCCCTTCGAACAGTTCATCCAGAACCGTTTCGGACAGTTTTACGAAACCGAAACCTTTGCCCTGGACTAA
- a CDS encoding DUF2089 family protein, producing the protein MAPASLVPRSTQRPEHPLLALDQENLEFVLQLVLASGSLKQVARYYGISYPTVRARLDKLIVRLELLVENRERDEMANLLANLVDAGQLTGAGAQSILDLHRSTH; encoded by the coding sequence ATGGCCCCGGCGTCGCTGGTGCCCCGTTCAACTCAACGTCCCGAGCATCCGTTGCTGGCTCTGGATCAGGAGAATCTGGAGTTCGTGCTGCAGCTGGTGCTGGCGTCCGGATCTCTGAAACAGGTGGCCCGTTATTACGGCATCAGCTACCCGACAGTCCGCGCACGACTGGATAAATTAATCGTGCGGCTGGAATTGCTGGTCGAAAATCGTGAGCGCGATGAAATGGCGAATCTGCTGGCCAATCTCGTTGATGCAGGTCAGCTCACTGGAGCAGGGGCGCAAAGTATTCTCGACTTACATCGATCTACTCACTGA
- a CDS encoding DUF3309 family protein produces MLETILLIVLILFIIGALPTWGYSRSWGYGPSGGLGLILLIILLLVLL; encoded by the coding sequence ATGTTGGAGACCATACTTCTGATCGTTCTGATTCTGTTTATCATCGGTGCACTCCCCACCTGGGGATACAGTCGTAGCTGGGGTTACGGACCCAGCGGCGGACTGGGCCTGATCCTGCTGATTATCCTGCTGCTGGTACTCTTATGA
- a CDS encoding Gfo/Idh/MocA family protein gives MDRRTFLQGSAAGLATLSLDQVAKAAASERIRVGMIGAGGRAAALNRHFAENPQAEIVTIAEIDSARLGNTVDTVTRLQGKQPEVIRDFRHLLDDNSLDAIVVGTPDHWHAIPTILACQAGKDVYVEKPDGHNIVEGQRMVAAMKKHNCVVQLGSQHRSTERLKSALAYIRSGALGRCLVAKAWESTRQGNIGYPPDSTPPDTVDYDMWLGPAKKRPFNKNRFHGRWRWFHDYGTGDLGNDGVHRLDMAFAALNAACEAQGDATISLPSKISATGGKWYFDDMQEWPDTLQVTYEYQSDTPKILTYEMRIWAPYHYHGESEGAVIYGDKAHMTIGNSRWRVYGERGKLIKEVKGDSDAAPHVANFLDCIKTRSKPACDLETVGHPASILCHAGNIAARVGRTLNLDPQTETFKNDDAANQLRGREEWRKPWVLPEV, from the coding sequence ATGGACCGCAGGACGTTTCTACAGGGTTCAGCCGCCGGGCTGGCCACTCTCTCCCTGGATCAGGTTGCCAAAGCCGCCGCCAGCGAACGCATCCGCGTCGGCATGATCGGGGCCGGCGGTCGCGCTGCCGCCCTCAACCGTCACTTCGCGGAAAACCCCCAGGCCGAAATCGTCACCATCGCCGAGATCGACTCCGCCCGCCTCGGCAACACCGTGGACACCGTCACCAGACTGCAAGGCAAACAACCAGAGGTCATCCGCGATTTCCGCCACCTGCTCGACGACAACAGCCTCGACGCCATCGTGGTCGGCACTCCCGATCACTGGCACGCCATCCCCACCATCCTCGCCTGCCAGGCCGGCAAAGATGTCTACGTTGAAAAGCCGGACGGACATAACATCGTCGAAGGCCAGCGGATGGTCGCCGCCATGAAAAAACACAACTGCGTCGTGCAATTGGGCTCGCAGCACCGTTCTACCGAACGCCTGAAGTCCGCCCTCGCCTACATCCGCAGCGGCGCCCTCGGTCGCTGCCTCGTCGCCAAAGCCTGGGAAAGCACCCGGCAGGGAAACATCGGCTACCCGCCTGACAGCACGCCCCCTGACACCGTCGATTACGACATGTGGCTCGGCCCCGCGAAAAAACGCCCCTTCAATAAAAACCGCTTTCACGGCCGCTGGCGCTGGTTCCACGATTACGGCACCGGCGACCTGGGCAACGACGGCGTGCATCGCCTCGACATGGCCTTCGCCGCGCTCAATGCCGCTTGTGAAGCACAAGGCGACGCCACGATTTCGCTCCCCTCAAAAATTTCCGCGACCGGCGGCAAATGGTACTTCGACGACATGCAGGAATGGCCCGACACTCTGCAGGTCACCTACGAATACCAGAGCGATACGCCCAAGATCCTGACCTACGAAATGCGGATCTGGGCCCCCTACCATTATCATGGCGAATCAGAAGGCGCCGTCATCTACGGTGACAAAGCCCACATGACCATCGGCAACAGCCGCTGGCGCGTTTACGGCGAGCGCGGCAAGCTGATCAAGGAAGTCAAAGGGGACAGCGACGCCGCCCCGCACGTGGCCAACTTCCTCGACTGCATCAAGACTCGCAGCAAACCGGCCTGCGATCTGGAAACGGTGGGACACCCCGCCTCCATTCTCTGCCACGCAGGCAACATCGCCGCCCGCGTCGGCCGCACCCTGAACCTCGATCCCCAGACCGAAACCTTCAAAAACGACGACGCCGCCAACCAGCTCCGCGGCCGAGAAGAATGGCGCAAACCCTGGGTCCTGCCCGAAGTCTAA